The Oligoflexus sp. genomic interval ATATAAGCCTGTAGTCCCTCCGGGTTCTGCGTACCGACCTGAGCAGCCAGCTGGGTGCTGCCGAGAGTCATGTCCGTCGTGAGATGCAGCATGGCCAGATCATGAAGATAGCCGTTCCCCTGATTATCCCGCCAATTGCTTGGGCTGGTGTTATAAGGATAGCTTACGCTTCCTACTTTCCACGAGCGCCCGTCGAGTGTGGAGCCCGAGTAGCTTGCTACATAGGTGGAACTGTTATTGGCATTGCAGTGGGCCGCGGTCAGGATTTTATTGGACTTCAGAATGGTTCCTGTGCAGGTTCTCCAGCAAACACCGCGATCAAGCAGTTCGCTGAGCCCTGACGGTTGGCGGGAGCAGCTTAGGATCGCGACCTGATAACGATACTGCTGATCCTGAGTCTGAAAATATTGACCTTGTTTTATCTTAACTTCGCTTGTCTCGGTAACCTCGACCTTGTCACCGCAAGCCAGGGCCAATAGGCTATGAGCAGCCAAAACGACAAGCGCTTGAATCCGTATCCGCATTGGTTTTTCCTTAATGATTACGATTGACTGAACATAAGCGGCCCACTTAGGGATAGGCGCCTACGATGGATACCGGGGAAGACGCAGCAGGAGCCGGTTTGCGGCAGGGTGCTGCGTTATTGTTTTCCTTATGACCGCTGCAGCATTTTCTGAGGCCAGACGTCCTGGATGGCGTAAGAAAATCGTTTGGAGCAACCCATGTTTTTAACTCACTGTAAAAACCTAATTCGAAAGTTACCTGGACTGTCCACGAGTTTTGTGGGCATGACGACGCTCGGCCTTTGCCTGGTTCCCACGGCTCACGCTGCCAATATTAAAATAGATTGGCTGCGTGATGAAAGTATGGCCGTGGCACGAGGCTACGATTCCGTAACCGGCGAAGTGCGTGGCGACTGTATCACGAACGCGCCTGTCGTTCCCCCATCCGGAGCAGCGGGGCAAGTCTCACGCTATGAATTGAAGCTGGCTGAAAACAGCAGACAGCTGGAAGAGTCTCTGAATATCACGGCCGAAGCATCAGCGCGAGCTTTCATCTTTGGTGCATCGTCGAAGACCAAGTTCATTTCATCCAAGAACATCAACAGTCTTTCCACCTTCGTCATCATTCGCATGCAGGTCCTGAATCCGACCCAGAGCATGATTTCCCCGTCGATCTCGCCACTCCTTCTGGACGTCTTGAAAAAAGAAGGAGCGGCATCGTTCCGCGAAAAATGCGGTGATTACTTCGTCACGGGTTACACGTCCGGTGCCGAATTCATTGCCATCCTGAAACTCGACTCGTCGACCGAACAGGAAAAAAAGGATCTGAGCACAAGCCTGAGCGCCAATATGGGCATCTTTAGCGCCAGCGCGGAGTTCAACGACTCTTTCAGCAAGTTGAAATACAAGGCCAAAAGCGAACTGATCGTTCTGCAAAACGGTGGGGACTCTGAAAAATCGCCTATCGACTTGCAGGGTATCACCGATCGCGCCTCGAATATGCCGGTCCTCGCCCTTAACAAGCCTATCCCGATTTCCCCTATTCTGCGCCCCTATGATGAAATTCCGGAGTATATAAGCCTGGTCAAACAACCCTTCGTACTCTCGGAAGCGTCCAATTTTATCGCACGCGTCTCTGCAGAGATCGTTCGGGAACGAAACCGCTTCTTCACACTCAACGATATCCTTGATTCGGGTCGTTACGTGCTGGGCAGCAGCGAGCAGATCAAGGCCTACCATTTGGCTCGGCACAATGTGATCGCAAATTTGAACCTCCTTCGTTCGGCTTACCTGTCCTGTTCGAATACCTTGTTCGAAAAACGTGTCGACAATCAAAAATCGCCTTGTCAGTCTGATATTCAACTCAAACCCAGTTCGTTTGAACTGCCAGCGAAGAAGTGAGACAAGCCATGAGAAAGATCATCAGTTTCCTGAGCCTCGCTGGAATGTCAGCGGTGCTTTCATTCTGTGCGAATCCCGAAAGCAGTCTGCTCAAACGCAGCGTTCAATATGCCGAAGAGGATACGCAACTTCTCAAGGGCTTCAATAAGCTGGAGAATCGCACGACTTCCAAGCCTTGCTTGAAGCAGATCGGGCGCCGCGAAGACGAGCTGGTCATTCCCGATGCGAGTGACAGTTTCGGTCAGGTGGTCACCTATAAGATTACGCAGATACAAACGCGTGAAGACCTTGAAGAGCATATGGATGTGTCCGCCTCCGCCTCGCTCAATGCCTCCGTGTTCGGTGCATCGGGAAAGATGAAATTTATCCAGGATAACAAGATAGATCGGATGGCGATCTATATGCTGGTTTCGATCGAGGTGCTCAATCCCAGCCGCACCGCCCGCAATATCGAATATACCGATGCGGCCATGAAGTTTCTGAATGCGAATGACTTCGAAAGCTTCCGCAAAGCCTGTGGGGATGAATTTATCGCAGGCTATTCCACCGGCGGTTCAGCCTACGCTCTCGTTCAACTCAGCACGGCCACACGCGAAGACCGTGATGCCGTGGAAGCGAGCCTGGCTGTGAACAGTGGCTTTTTCAGCGCCAGTGGTGATTTGAAGTCGCGACTGAAAGAAATCGTCGGCAAGCGTGATATCTATGCGAAGATTCTGAAGACAGCCGGATCCGGCGTTCCCGTGAAAAGCGACATTGCTTCGGTGACAGCTCTTGTGGAGAACTTCACGAAGGAAGTGGCGACGGCTCCGACTATTCAAAAGGTGGTCCTGCGTTCCTACTCGACACTTCCCATGAACCGCATTCCGAATCCCGCGGATCGCGTGACGCGCTGGAATTCGATCGAAGAACTGTCGGATCTTTACAAAGAGCAAAGAAAATGGCTGGAAAACATTCAGT includes:
- a CDS encoding trypsin-like serine protease, with amino-acid sequence MRIRIQALVVLAAHSLLALACGDKVEVTETSEVKIKQGQYFQTQDQQYRYQVAILSCSRQPSGLSELLDRGVCWRTCTGTILKSNKILTAAHCNANNSSTYVASYSGSTLDGRSWKVGSVSYPYNTSPSNWRDNQGNGYLHDLAMLHLTTDMTLGSTQLAAQVGTQNPEGLQAYISGSGLHESIDNIGYYLKWREVNISAVDLLNQKLTLNQDLVDSGDSGSGIFTYNGSQAVIHGVLSSHAELWPLDYTYYTYTGFAHYAWILSQL